The following proteins come from a genomic window of Nostoc sp. ATCC 53789:
- the murF gene encoding UDP-N-acetylmuramoyl-tripeptide--D-alanyl-D-alanine ligase, translating to MRCSATLSQLVKVLLASPINLSETALTQVSCGIQTDSRTLKPGEVFVALRGDKFDGHKFVPTAIAKGAIAAIVDFEYENPGFPVLRVKDTLKAYQQIGRWWRDRFNIPVIGVTGSVGKTTTKELIAAVLGTKGRVHKTYGNYNNEIGVPKTLLELGAENDYAVIEMAMRGRGQIAELTQIARPTIGVITNVGTAHIELLGSEEAIAEAKCELLVEMAADSVAILNHDNPLLMATAAKVWQGEVLTYGFSGGDIQGQLIDNETVEVAGIQLPLPLPGRHNATNFLAALAVAKVLGIDWASLKAGVEVDMPTGRSQRFTLPNDVIILDETYNAAPEAMIASLQLLADTPGKRKIAVLGAMKELGERSQQLHQRVGETVRKLNLDGLLVLVDGEDAEAMALSAEGIPSECFATHAELVARLKTFVQTGDRLLFKAAHSVGLDRVVNQLRAEFTQ from the coding sequence ATGCGTTGTTCTGCCACCCTATCCCAACTGGTTAAAGTTCTTTTAGCCAGTCCAATAAATTTATCTGAAACTGCTTTAACACAAGTAAGTTGCGGTATACAAACAGATAGCCGTACCCTAAAGCCGGGTGAAGTATTTGTCGCTTTGCGAGGCGATAAATTTGATGGACATAAATTTGTGCCAACTGCGATCGCAAAGGGTGCAATAGCTGCAATTGTAGATTTTGAATACGAAAATCCCGGTTTTCCGGTGTTACGGGTAAAAGATACCTTAAAGGCATATCAACAAATTGGCAGATGGTGGCGCGATCGCTTTAATATTCCTGTAATTGGCGTAACAGGTTCTGTGGGTAAAACAACAACCAAAGAATTGATCGCCGCAGTTTTAGGAACAAAGGGGCGAGTTCACAAAACTTATGGAAATTACAACAACGAAATTGGTGTCCCAAAAACTCTCCTAGAACTTGGCGCAGAAAATGACTACGCTGTGATTGAAATGGCGATGCGGGGTAGGGGACAAATTGCCGAACTTACACAAATAGCGCGTCCAACAATTGGAGTAATTACCAATGTGGGGACGGCACATATTGAATTACTGGGTTCCGAAGAAGCGATCGCTGAGGCAAAATGTGAGTTGTTAGTTGAAATGGCTGCTGATAGTGTGGCAATTCTCAACCACGACAATCCTTTATTAATGGCTACTGCTGCGAAAGTTTGGCAAGGAGAAGTTTTGACTTACGGCTTCTCTGGTGGGGATATCCAAGGGCAGTTAATTGATAACGAAACTGTGGAAGTTGCAGGAATCCAATTGCCTCTACCGCTACCTGGTCGTCACAATGCGACTAATTTCTTGGCAGCTTTAGCGGTGGCAAAGGTGTTGGGGATTGATTGGGCAAGCCTGAAAGCAGGTGTAGAGGTGGATATGCCCACGGGACGATCACAGCGATTTACCTTGCCCAATGATGTGATAATCTTAGATGAAACTTATAATGCTGCACCAGAAGCGATGATTGCATCGTTGCAGTTATTAGCAGATACACCCGGAAAGCGGAAGATTGCCGTATTGGGTGCAATGAAAGAATTAGGAGAGCGATCGCAGCAGTTGCACCAGCGAGTGGGAGAAACAGTACGAAAGTTGAATTTAGACGGCTTGTTGGTTTTGGTAGATGGAGAAGATGCCGAAGCGATGGCTCTTAGTGCTGAAGGTATCCCATCGGAATGCTTTGCAACTCATGCCGAATTAGTGGCTAGGTTGAAGACATTTGTGCAAACAGGCGATCGTTTATTGTTCAAAGCCGCCCATTCCGTGGGATTAGATCGGGTTGTCAATCAGTTACGTGCAGAATTTACCCAATGA
- a CDS encoding tellurite resistance TerB family protein has translation MSLFDAVLGTENQTQAALNSAEAFAVIVLAATASDGYLSVEQANSITFVLSRMKLFTGYPHEMMNRLFEQILGVLKGDGFNTLFDAAKESLSQDLREAAFAVATDLVLAEGVVAEEEKSFLNDLYQALGVSREIALQIMQVILIKNRG, from the coding sequence ATGAGTCTATTCGACGCTGTGTTGGGTACAGAAAACCAAACCCAAGCAGCACTCAATTCAGCGGAAGCTTTTGCTGTTATTGTCTTGGCGGCAACAGCTTCAGACGGTTATCTTTCTGTTGAGCAAGCAAATTCTATCACTTTTGTGCTGTCTCGGATGAAACTTTTTACAGGTTATCCTCATGAGATGATGAATAGGCTGTTTGAGCAAATATTGGGCGTTCTCAAGGGGGATGGTTTTAACACTTTATTTGATGCAGCAAAGGAATCTCTATCTCAAGACTTGCGGGAAGCAGCCTTTGCAGTAGCCACTGATTTAGTCTTAGCTGAAGGTGTTGTCGCTGAAGAAGAAAAAAGCTTTTTAAACGATCTATATCAAGCTTTAGGCGTTTCTCGTGAGATAGCACTACAAATCATGCAAGTAATCTTAATTAAAAACCGGGGATAG
- a CDS encoding histone deacetylase has product MLPVIYSDEFLDHKTGKYHPEKPERLTAIANALKAARFTDKIDWRSPTPVSEQPSLMSMLVKAHSPAYIKKLWQIASSGGGPLDGDTPVSPRSYDVALLAVSAWLDGVEAVLKSANPAFVLARPPGHHAESDAGMGFCLFSNAAIAAFFALEQPGINRVAILDWDVHHGNGTQAIVETEARIAYCSLHQYPCYPGTGRATERGFHNNVLNLPVPPGSDIAVYQPLFERQVIPFLANFQADLLIVSAGYDANAADPLASINLQPEDYALFTNYCLGLTRKILFGLEGGYDFDTLSQSVVATIESCLL; this is encoded by the coding sequence ATGCTGCCAGTCATCTATTCCGACGAATTTTTAGATCACAAGACTGGAAAATACCATCCCGAAAAACCAGAACGTTTAACTGCGATCGCAAATGCCCTAAAAGCAGCTAGATTCACAGATAAAATTGACTGGCGATCGCCCACACCAGTATCAGAACAGCCATCACTGATGTCTATGTTGGTTAAAGCTCATAGCCCAGCCTACATCAAAAAACTTTGGCAAATCGCTTCTAGTGGCGGTGGCCCTTTGGATGGAGATACGCCAGTTTCTCCACGCAGTTATGATGTGGCATTGTTGGCAGTCAGTGCATGGCTAGATGGTGTTGAGGCTGTATTAAAGTCGGCTAATCCAGCTTTTGTATTAGCACGTCCCCCAGGACATCATGCAGAAAGCGATGCTGGGATGGGCTTTTGCCTATTTTCTAATGCTGCGATCGCCGCTTTCTTTGCCCTCGAACAACCCGGAATTAACCGCGTCGCCATTCTCGATTGGGATGTGCATCACGGTAATGGTACTCAGGCGATCGTCGAAACTGAAGCACGTATCGCCTACTGTTCCCTACATCAATATCCATGTTATCCCGGTACTGGGAGAGCCACAGAACGCGGCTTTCATAATAATGTATTAAATTTACCAGTACCTCCTGGTAGTGATATTGCAGTATATCAGCCGCTATTTGAAAGGCAAGTCATACCGTTTTTAGCCAACTTTCAAGCGGATTTACTGATTGTGAGTGCTGGTTATGATGCCAATGCCGCAGATCCTCTAGCAAGTATCAATTTGCAGCCAGAAGACTATGCTTTATTTACTAATTATTGTCTAGGCTTAACTCGTAAAATTCTGTTTGGCTTAGAAGGTGGTTACGATTTTGATACTCTTTCTCAATCAGTTGTAGCGACAATTGAATCCTGTCTACTTTAA
- a CDS encoding EAL domain-containing protein, with product MLGNEREKIRHLLVIKDLQGRRTVPLRETTYSLGRHPANTIVLVSQSVSMQHAILLRVTVPETDQYGFQIIDGNFKGKGSTNGLFINGTKSFSHNLRNGDTIAFGSNQAQAKYYAISNISEEAFSESFDVEDLSGFLSEQASPANPFQTLAIDPSLEAASESALARLASFPELIPNPIIEMDFQGIVTYINPAATLKFPKLREVGTEHPILAGLLSTVKNLEKNSFVREVEVDTEVFEQSVLYLPQSDLIRTFIIRDITEQKQATAELRQRDRLLQAVAEAANYLLGEMNYETGIERALAILGEAAKADRAYLFQNHPHPATGERAVSLRFEWTQSLIESTHHHWQNQVYQGSGLARWYTILCSGQSISGLTQKFPIAEQEFLIRDGIQSLLLVPLRLENECWGYLGLADCTFERHWSKHEESTLLTMAASIIGARQRQQVEEKIRYQALHDMLTGLPNRLLFNELLSKTLPNATRNGESLAVIFLDLDRFKVINDTLGHTLGDQLLKNVAQRLKDLLRGGDTIARWGGDEFTILLPRVTDIEEVTQVAYRILQTLEDPFYLQGHELYVTASLGIALLDNNSPDAETLIQHADAALYYAKDKGRNNYQFYSVSLSAKNPELLTLEKSLRYALEREEFTVFYQPRVNISTGEITGMEALLRWQHPEMGLVAPSVFIPLAEESGLIIAIGEWVLRTACMQNKTWQDSGLPPITMAVNLSLKQFRQPKLVEIITRVLEQTGLDAHFLELEIMETTAIEDLGFTRTVLEELKQMGVNISIDDFGTGHSSLSRLQLLPLHNLKIDQSFMRDLKPDSKVSHIIQAIVTLGHSLGLKLTAEGVETAEQLEFLKSIDCEEVQGYFFYRPLPEQKATEILESKRPII from the coding sequence ATGCTAGGAAATGAGCGGGAAAAAATACGCCATCTGTTGGTCATCAAAGACCTGCAAGGGCGGAGAACTGTCCCCCTACGAGAGACTACTTATTCTCTGGGGCGGCATCCTGCAAACACCATTGTCTTGGTTTCCCAGTCAGTATCAATGCAACACGCAATTTTGTTGCGAGTAACTGTTCCAGAGACTGACCAATATGGCTTCCAAATTATTGATGGCAACTTCAAGGGTAAAGGAAGTACTAATGGCTTATTTATAAATGGTACTAAATCCTTTTCTCATAATCTTAGAAATGGAGATACCATTGCCTTTGGTAGCAATCAAGCTCAGGCTAAATATTATGCTATTTCCAACATTTCAGAGGAAGCATTTTCTGAATCTTTTGATGTTGAAGACTTATCTGGTTTTCTATCAGAGCAAGCCAGTCCTGCCAATCCTTTTCAAACCCTAGCTATCGATCCCAGCTTGGAAGCAGCTAGTGAGTCTGCCTTAGCTCGTCTAGCATCTTTCCCTGAACTCATCCCCAATCCAATTATTGAGATGGATTTCCAGGGAATAGTGACTTACATCAATCCTGCTGCTACTCTCAAGTTTCCCAAACTCAGGGAAGTTGGGACAGAACACCCAATATTAGCAGGACTCCTGAGTACAGTTAAGAATTTAGAAAAAAATTCTTTTGTGCGGGAGGTGGAAGTAGATACAGAAGTTTTTGAACAATCCGTTCTTTACCTTCCTCAAAGTGATTTAATTAGAACTTTTATTATTAGGGATATTACAGAGCAAAAACAAGCTACAGCCGAATTGCGTCAGCGCGATCGCTTGCTGCAAGCAGTTGCAGAAGCTGCTAATTATTTGCTGGGGGAAATGAATTACGAAACTGGCATTGAGCGAGCTTTAGCTATACTGGGCGAAGCTGCCAAAGCAGATCGTGCTTATCTTTTTCAAAACCATCCCCATCCTGCTACAGGGGAAAGAGCAGTCAGTTTGCGGTTTGAATGGACGCAATCTTTAATTGAATCTACCCACCACCATTGGCAGAATCAGGTTTATCAAGGTTCTGGATTAGCCCGTTGGTATACTATTCTTTGTAGCGGCCAGTCAATTAGCGGACTCACCCAAAAATTTCCGATCGCAGAACAAGAATTCCTCATTAGAGATGGCATTCAATCCCTTCTTTTGGTGCCTCTCCGCTTGGAGAATGAGTGCTGGGGCTATCTTGGCTTGGCAGACTGTACCTTTGAGCGTCATTGGTCAAAGCACGAAGAATCTACACTTTTGACAATGGCCGCTAGTATTATTGGTGCTAGGCAACGTCAGCAAGTAGAAGAAAAGATTCGCTATCAAGCCCTCCATGACATGCTGACAGGGTTGCCCAATCGCCTACTATTTAACGAACTGCTGAGTAAAACTCTGCCCAATGCCACTCGAAACGGCGAAAGTTTAGCTGTGATCTTCCTCGACCTGGATCGCTTCAAGGTAATCAATGACACTCTGGGGCATACTTTGGGAGACCAATTGTTAAAAAACGTCGCTCAAAGATTAAAAGATTTACTCAGAGGGGGAGACACTATAGCCCGTTGGGGAGGCGATGAGTTTACTATCTTACTCCCACGAGTCACTGATATTGAAGAAGTAACGCAAGTGGCGTACAGAATTTTACAAACCTTAGAAGATCCTTTTTATCTCCAAGGGCATGAACTTTATGTGACTGCCAGCCTCGGTATTGCGTTGCTTGATAACAACAGTCCTGATGCCGAAACACTAATCCAGCACGCAGATGCCGCTTTATACTACGCCAAAGACAAAGGGCGAAATAACTATCAATTTTATAGTGTTTCTCTAAGCGCCAAGAATCCTGAACTTCTGACTTTAGAAAAGAGTTTGCGCTATGCCCTAGAACGTGAAGAATTTACGGTGTTCTATCAACCTCGTGTGAACATTAGCACAGGAGAAATTACTGGTATGGAGGCACTGTTGCGTTGGCAGCACCCAGAAATGGGATTGGTAGCACCCAGTGTCTTCATTCCCCTCGCCGAAGAAAGTGGATTAATTATCGCCATCGGCGAATGGGTGCTACGGACAGCCTGTATGCAAAATAAAACCTGGCAAGATTCAGGATTGCCACCTATAACTATGGCTGTCAATCTTTCTCTGAAGCAGTTCCGCCAACCCAAATTGGTGGAGATTATAACCCGAGTTTTAGAGCAAACGGGTCTAGATGCCCACTTTTTAGAATTAGAAATTATGGAAACCACAGCCATTGAGGACTTGGGTTTTACCAGAACGGTGTTAGAGGAGCTAAAGCAGATGGGTGTTAACATCTCCATTGATGACTTTGGTACGGGTCACTCCTCGCTCTCGCGCCTACAGCTTTTGCCACTCCACAATCTCAAAATAGATCAGTCTTTCATGAGAGATTTGAAGCCGGATTCCAAAGTATCTCATATTATCCAGGCCATAGTTACCTTGGGACACAGCTTGGGATTGAAGTTGACAGCCGAAGGAGTGGAAACAGCAGAGCAATTGGAGTTCTTGAAATCTATCGACTGTGAGGAGGTACAGGGCTATTTCTTCTACCGCCCACTTCCTGAACAGAAAGCAACAGAAATTCTCGAAAGTAAACGACCAATCATCTAG
- a CDS encoding ShlB/FhaC/HecB family hemolysin secretion/activation protein: MINKYPQNLIASHLPLSMLVLLSSISSSPPKAQAVDTTQLPTSTFILSQQQLPPPQDLQPPVPSPVPSPELPQPLPPPAELFPPSVPNPTPDEPLPGKFPQTIVVERFEVLGSTVFSPEELALATAEFTKRPISLAEVYQARSKITDLYVRNGYITSGAYIPPQTIQSGVVKIQVVEGKLEDIQVTGTRRLNPNYVRSRLAIATSAPLNRQRLLEALQLLQLNPLIQNVSAELSAGSRTGSSLLEVKVSEAKTFSSQIVLDNGRSPSVGSFRRRLQLNEANLLGLGDALGVAYTNTDGSNSLDANYTLPLNPRNGTLTFNYGITSSNVIESPFDVLDIHSDSRYYELTFRQPIVQTPTQEFALGLTASRRESDISSLLQREGFPGSVLSPGADEQGHTKVSAFRFFQEWTSRNSREVIALRSQFSLGIDILSPTINQNAPDSRFFAWQGQAQWVRLLAPETLMLLRLNTQLASRTLLPLEQFGLGGQDSIRGYRQDYLLTDNGTFVSAEVQVPILRLPKIDSTLQVVPFVDFGVGWNSSDRENPNPNTLAAVGLGLRWSQGDRFTVRLDWGVPLISVESNERTLQENGLYFSLLYNPF, translated from the coding sequence ATGATTAATAAATATCCTCAGAATCTTATTGCGTCCCATTTACCACTGAGTATGCTTGTATTACTCAGCAGCATATCTTCTAGTCCACCGAAAGCTCAGGCTGTTGATACTACACAATTACCAACTAGTACTTTCATCCTTTCACAACAACAACTCCCACCACCACAAGATTTACAACCACCCGTACCTTCGCCAGTTCCCTCACCTGAACTGCCTCAGCCACTTCCCCCACCAGCAGAACTATTTCCCCCCTCTGTCCCAAATCCCACACCTGATGAACCACTACCTGGTAAGTTTCCTCAAACTATTGTTGTTGAACGGTTTGAAGTTCTTGGTAGCACAGTTTTTAGTCCCGAAGAGTTAGCCCTCGCCACTGCTGAATTTACCAAACGACCGATCTCGCTGGCTGAAGTGTATCAAGCACGTTCTAAAATTACTGATCTATACGTCAGAAATGGTTATATTACCTCTGGTGCATACATCCCACCCCAAACAATCCAATCCGGTGTTGTAAAAATTCAGGTGGTTGAAGGTAAATTAGAAGATATTCAAGTAACTGGAACTCGGCGGTTAAATCCGAATTATGTCCGTAGCCGCCTAGCAATAGCTACATCAGCGCCTCTGAATCGGCAGCGTCTACTAGAAGCACTACAACTCTTGCAACTGAATCCTTTGATTCAAAACGTTTCTGCTGAACTCTCCGCAGGATCGCGGACTGGTTCGAGTCTTTTAGAAGTCAAGGTTAGTGAGGCAAAAACCTTTAGTAGCCAGATAGTTCTTGATAATGGGCGATCGCCTAGTGTTGGCAGTTTTCGCCGCCGCTTACAATTGAATGAAGCTAACTTATTGGGATTGGGAGACGCTCTAGGTGTCGCTTATACTAATACCGATGGTAGCAACTCCCTTGACGCGAACTATACATTACCACTTAATCCCCGCAATGGCACACTGACTTTCAACTATGGCATCACATCAAGCAATGTCATTGAATCTCCTTTCGACGTTTTAGATATCCACTCAGATTCTCGCTATTACGAACTGACATTCCGCCAGCCAATAGTTCAAACTCCGACACAAGAATTCGCCCTTGGGTTGACAGCTTCCCGACGCGAAAGTGATATTTCGTCTTTGCTACAGAGAGAAGGGTTTCCCGGCTCTGTACTTTCACCAGGAGCTGATGAACAGGGACACACTAAGGTATCTGCATTCCGATTTTTTCAAGAATGGACGAGTCGTAACAGCCGTGAAGTCATCGCCCTCCGCTCTCAATTTAGTTTGGGTATAGATATCTTGAGTCCCACGATTAATCAAAATGCTCCCGATAGCCGTTTTTTTGCTTGGCAAGGACAAGCGCAGTGGGTACGCCTTTTAGCTCCTGAAACCTTAATGTTGCTGCGTTTAAATACGCAACTTGCATCTAGAACACTTCTGCCTTTAGAGCAATTTGGCTTAGGTGGGCAGGATAGTATTCGGGGTTATCGTCAAGATTACCTGCTGACGGATAATGGCACTTTTGTCTCTGCGGAAGTTCAAGTACCAATTCTGCGCTTACCGAAGATAGATAGCACGTTACAGGTTGTTCCCTTTGTGGATTTTGGTGTTGGTTGGAATAGTTCAGATAGAGAGAATCCCAACCCTAATACTTTAGCTGCTGTTGGTCTGGGGTTGCGTTGGTCACAGGGCGATCGCTTCACTGTTCGTCTTGATTGGGGCGTTCCTTTAATCTCAGTTGAATCAAATGAGAGAACATTACAAGAAAACGGTCTGTATTTTAGTTTACTGTATAATCCTTTTTAA
- a CDS encoding SWIM zinc finger family protein, translating into MSIPQITEFTIRRHANTKSFQRGEAYYEAGAVHAVTQRGHLLQAEVAGTEARPYHVNLSFDSSGLTSANCTCAYNFDGWCKHIIATMLVCVRDSESIEQRPTLEQLLNRLDNIQTQRLLQELVNEYPPLIDAIDRHVGWMTNPIVEQTSIKPLRRRTIDPAPFRRQVRQIIRDAVRFFEEGCEEDPIAEELVSVVQTAVAFSERGEGENAIAILEAITFTCVENWDDIADYGAENDEIVGELNEAWCEAILTAELTPEEKVDIQINLEAWQDEWNADFGLVMEALRQGWDYPPLVQVLQGNITERGAWEEDVPDYADDLALIRLKILERQERYQEYLYLAEAEGQTQQYLTMLGRLGRVEEAVDAAQTQMNSMEEAFALAKALSEQGALQQSLDIAQSGLNLPGNCQYELGIWTSDLAVELGNSEAALLAIKAAFQVKPSFVDYEKMAELAGENWETVKTDLLRIIRTYSGWGTESAKVDIFLHEGLIDDAIAIASELSSYYSELIHRVMNAAIPHNPTWVIANARRRAEKIMDGGKAEYYYYAVEWLKKARAAYLESGKKADWLSYRENLIQTHARKRKLMGMLQQREME; encoded by the coding sequence ATGTCTATTCCCCAAATTACTGAATTTACTATCCGCCGTCATGCCAACACCAAATCTTTCCAACGCGGCGAGGCATACTATGAGGCTGGTGCTGTTCATGCTGTTACCCAACGTGGTCATCTACTTCAAGCGGAAGTTGCAGGTACTGAAGCAAGACCTTATCATGTCAATTTGAGTTTCGATAGCAGTGGGTTAACCTCAGCAAACTGCACCTGTGCCTACAACTTTGACGGGTGGTGCAAACACATTATCGCCACGATGCTTGTCTGTGTGCGTGATTCAGAAAGTATTGAACAGCGCCCCACCCTAGAACAACTACTCAATCGCCTGGATAATATCCAAACTCAAAGGCTGCTGCAAGAGTTGGTAAATGAATACCCACCACTAATTGATGCGATTGACCGTCATGTAGGTTGGATGACGAATCCTATTGTTGAGCAAACAAGCATAAAACCCTTGCGCCGCCGTACTATTGATCCGGCTCCTTTTCGGCGGCAAGTCCGGCAAATTATTCGGGATGCTGTGCGCTTCTTTGAGGAAGGGTGTGAAGAAGACCCAATTGCCGAAGAATTGGTGAGTGTGGTGCAAACTGCGGTAGCTTTTAGTGAACGGGGAGAGGGTGAAAATGCGATCGCTATTTTAGAAGCGATTACCTTTACTTGTGTGGAAAATTGGGACGATATTGCAGATTACGGCGCTGAAAATGATGAAATTGTCGGGGAATTAAATGAGGCTTGGTGTGAAGCAATTCTGACTGCTGAACTTACCCCAGAAGAAAAAGTTGATATTCAAATAAATTTGGAGGCTTGGCAAGATGAGTGGAATGCTGATTTTGGTCTAGTGATGGAAGCTTTACGCCAAGGTTGGGATTATCCGCCCCTAGTGCAAGTTCTTCAAGGTAATATTACCGAAAGGGGAGCTTGGGAAGAAGACGTGCCAGACTATGCAGATGATTTGGCACTAATTCGGCTAAAAATTCTCGAACGTCAAGAACGTTACCAAGAATATCTCTATTTAGCAGAAGCTGAAGGACAAACCCAGCAGTATCTCACAATGTTAGGGCGTTTGGGCAGAGTAGAAGAAGCAGTTGATGCTGCTCAAACCCAGATGAACTCAATGGAAGAGGCGTTTGCCTTAGCGAAAGCCCTAAGCGAACAGGGGGCGTTACAGCAATCACTAGATATAGCCCAGAGTGGGTTAAATTTACCAGGGAATTGTCAGTACGAATTAGGAATTTGGACAAGTGATTTAGCTGTTGAATTGGGTAATAGCGAAGCTGCTTTGTTAGCAATTAAGGCAGCTTTTCAAGTCAAGCCCTCCTTTGTTGACTACGAAAAGATGGCAGAATTAGCTGGGGAAAACTGGGAAACTGTCAAAACAGACCTGCTGAGAATTATTCGTACTTATAGTGGTTGGGGAACAGAATCAGCCAAGGTAGATATATTCTTGCATGAGGGGCTAATTGATGATGCAATTGCGATCGCTAGTGAACTCAGTTCTTATTATTCAGAATTGATTCATCGCGTCATGAATGCCGCTATCCCTCACAATCCTACTTGGGTGATTGCTAATGCGCGTCGCCGTGCCGAAAAGATTATGGATGGAGGTAAGGCAGAATATTACTACTATGCGGTTGAATGGTTAAAAAAAGCCCGTGCCGCCTATTTGGAATCTGGGAAGAAAGCTGACTGGTTAAGCTACCGGGAAAACTTGATACAAACCCACGCTCGTAAACGTAAATTGATGGGAATGTTACAGCAAAGGGAGATGGAGTAA
- the lpdA gene encoding dihydrolipoyl dehydrogenase, with product MSQGFDYDLVIIGAGVGGHGAALHAVSCGLKTAIIEAGDMGGTCVNRGCIPSKALLAASGRVRELRNAHHLKSLGIQIGSVEFDRQAIANHANNLVSKIQGDLTNSLTRLGVDILKGWGKIAGAQKVSITGDGGEKIITAKDIILSPGSIPFVPPGIEVDGKTVFTSDQGVKLESLPDWVAIIGSGYIGLEFSDIYSALGCEITLIEALDQLMPGFDRDIAKLAERVLITPRDIETKVGIYAKKVTPGSPVVIELADFKTKEDVDVIEVDACLVATGRIPATKNLGLESVGIELDRRNFIPVDDRMAVLSGGEVVPNVWAIGDANGKMMLAHAASAQGIIAVENIVGRERIVDYRSIPAAAFTHPEVSYVGLTETAAKELGQTEGFEIATSRSYFKGNSKALAENEADGIAKVIYRKDTGEVLGVHIFGLHASDLIHEASAAIANRQSVQSLAHLVHAHPTLSEVLDEAYKRAI from the coding sequence GTGAGTCAAGGATTTGATTACGATTTAGTTATTATCGGCGCTGGTGTAGGCGGTCATGGCGCAGCCTTACACGCCGTAAGTTGTGGTTTAAAAACAGCGATTATTGAAGCTGGTGATATGGGAGGAACCTGTGTTAATCGGGGTTGTATTCCTTCTAAAGCGCTGCTGGCGGCATCTGGGCGGGTGCGGGAGTTACGCAATGCCCACCACCTCAAATCGCTGGGAATTCAAATTGGTAGTGTGGAATTTGATCGCCAAGCGATCGCTAATCATGCTAATAATCTCGTCTCGAAAATTCAAGGGGACTTAACCAACAGTCTCACACGTCTAGGAGTCGATATTCTCAAGGGTTGGGGAAAAATCGCTGGGGCACAAAAAGTTTCTATCACTGGAGACGGTGGTGAAAAAATCATCACAGCCAAAGACATCATCCTTTCTCCTGGTTCAATTCCTTTTGTACCTCCAGGGATTGAAGTAGATGGCAAAACTGTCTTTACTAGCGACCAAGGTGTGAAGTTAGAGTCGCTACCAGACTGGGTGGCGATTATTGGTAGTGGTTACATCGGCTTAGAATTTTCTGATATTTACTCAGCTTTGGGTTGTGAAATCACCTTGATTGAAGCCCTAGATCAGTTAATGCCAGGATTTGACCGCGATATTGCCAAACTTGCCGAACGGGTGCTGATTACTCCCCGCGATATTGAAACCAAAGTGGGGATATACGCCAAAAAAGTTACCCCTGGTTCACCAGTGGTAATTGAATTAGCAGATTTCAAAACCAAAGAAGATGTAGATGTCATCGAAGTAGATGCTTGCTTGGTGGCTACAGGACGCATCCCGGCGACCAAAAATCTTGGTTTAGAGTCTGTGGGAATAGAACTCGATCGGCGGAATTTTATCCCAGTTGACGATCGCATGGCAGTACTATCAGGCGGTGAAGTAGTACCAAATGTCTGGGCAATTGGCGATGCTAATGGGAAGATGATGTTAGCACATGCGGCTTCTGCTCAGGGCATCATCGCAGTAGAAAATATAGTTGGGAGGGAAAGAATAGTAGACTATCGCAGCATCCCCGCAGCAGCTTTTACCCACCCAGAAGTTAGCTATGTAGGTTTAACAGAAACCGCAGCGAAGGAATTGGGACAAACCGAAGGGTTTGAAATCGCCACAAGTCGGAGTTACTTCAAAGGGAATTCCAAAGCGTTGGCAGAAAATGAAGCCGATGGTATTGCCAAGGTGATATATCGCAAAGACACAGGAGAAGTCTTAGGCGTTCACATTTTCGGACTGCACGCCTCAGATTTAATTCATGAAGCGTCAGCCGCGATCGCAAACCGTCAATCCGTCCAAAGCCTCGCACATCTAGTTCACGCCCACCCGACACTCTCGGAAGTGCTAGACGAAGCTTATAAACGAGCTATTTAG